In Desulfonatronum thioautotrophicum, a genomic segment contains:
- a CDS encoding Bax inhibitor-1/YccA family protein, with protein sequence MFTLHNSFGSPLFSMSRALSAPVPKGTPLKLLLRGQIVGIVLMLFALSLVSVLGMVAVFYPSVSEGSIAAAETARNIGFGAGVFGLSLVFLTVFHRQYAPYTAPVYALAGGVFMSGLSMGFEARFPGIAVQSIFLTLAIFCSMLFLYSTRIIKVTRQLMTFIFTATAAIALTYLAGFLLLLLGMPIPFLHAAGTGGILWFGFIVTIAAMNLLVDFQRIEKLESRQHPAYMPWFVGLGLMVSLVWLYISVLRLLARVRR encoded by the coding sequence GTGTTCACCCTCCACAATTCATTCGGCTCCCCCCTGTTCTCCATGAGCCGGGCGTTGTCCGCGCCCGTTCCCAAGGGCACCCCCCTGAAGCTGCTGTTGCGCGGGCAGATTGTCGGCATCGTGCTGATGCTTTTCGCTTTGTCTTTGGTTTCGGTCCTGGGCATGGTGGCGGTGTTCTATCCCTCCGTTTCCGAAGGCAGCATCGCGGCGGCGGAAACGGCCCGCAACATCGGCTTTGGCGCGGGCGTGTTCGGTTTGAGTCTTGTGTTCCTGACGGTGTTTCATCGTCAGTACGCGCCATACACCGCACCGGTGTACGCCCTGGCCGGCGGAGTGTTCATGTCCGGCCTGTCCATGGGCTTCGAGGCTCGTTTTCCCGGCATAGCTGTCCAGTCGATTTTCCTGACCTTGGCCATTTTCTGCTCCATGCTCTTCCTCTACTCCACCAGGATCATCAAGGTCACCCGCCAACTGATGACGTTCATCTTCACGGCCACGGCAGCCATTGCCCTGACTTATCTGGCCGGGTTCCTGCTGCTCCTGCTGGGCATGCCCATCCCGTTCCTGCACGCCGCCGGGACCGGCGGAATCTTGTGGTTCGGCTTCATCGTGACCATCGCGGCCATGAACCTGCTGGTGGATTTCCAGCGCATTGAAAAGCTGGAAAGCCGCCAACACCCCGCATACATGCCCTGGTTCGTGGGCCTGGGCTTGATGGTCAGCCTGGTCTGGTTGTACATCTCTGTGCTCCGACTTCTGGCTCGGGTTCGCAGATAG